The Streptomyces sp. A2-16 sequence GCCTGGGCCTTCGCCGGCAGGCCGACACAGAGCTTGTTGACCGAGCTCTGCACGAGGGTGGCCTGCGGGCTCATGTCGCCCTTGGTCACCTGGTTGCCGAACGCGCTGTGGGCACCGTTGCCGCTGGCCGACTTGGTGCCGCTGTCGTCACCGATGGCAAGCGCCTGCGGGGCAGCCGCCGCCGAGGCACCGACGACGGACGCGGCGACCGCCGCCACGGCCATTGCCTTCTTCAGCATTTCGCTTTCCTTTCCTGGGGCACAAGACGCACTGTTCCTGCCTCCGCATCAACCGGTGGCAAGGGGATTGGTTTCGACGCTTCACCCGAACGGCCCGCACCGGGTGCGGAATCGACCAAAACCCCCTATGGGCCATCGGAGTGAATGGCAGGAACCATGCGGGGCCGCAGCAGTTGACCAGAACGCTCCGGTGGACGGGGTTTCCTCAGAAGGGACTAGCAAGTGATCAAGAAGGTTCTGGCCTCTGCCGCGGTCGCCGCTTCCGTCGCGGGTGTCGCCTCCCCCGCCATGGCCATCGGCAACGACGGGGGCACCACGTCGGCCAGCGGAAACCACGCTTCGCAGTCGTTCGGCAACTCGGCCACGTACGGCAACATGAGCCCGCAGATGGCGCTCATCCAGGGCTCCCTCAACAAGCCCTGCATCGGCCTGCCGGCGAAGCTGAACGCCCAGTCGATCGCCGCGCTCGTCAACGTGGGTGTCCAGGACATCCCGATCCTGTCGGCCCCGCAGAACCAGCAGTGTGTCGAGAACTCGACCCAGGCCAAGGGCGACGAGCCGCTGTCGCACATCCTGGACGACATCTCGGCCCTGTCCGGCAACGGCACCGGCAACCACTGAGCCCTCGCTCACCGCGGGCCGATGAGCCCTGGGGCTGGTTTCTGAGCCCTCGTCAGCGGGCCGCCGTATCCACGGCGGCCCGCTGACCTACTTTTCGTCGCGTGACGATGAAGAGAACCCTTTCCTCGGTCGTCCTGGCGACCTCCGCCCTGCTGCTCGGGGGCGCCGCCGTCCTCCCCGGTGGGGCTACTTCCGCCCCGCACGGCACGAACATCCTGGTGATGGGCACGGACGGCCGGGACACCATCTCCGCAGCGGAGAAACGGAAGTACCACGCCGGCGGCATCGCCTGCGACTGCACGGACACGCTGATGGTGGTCCATGTGTCGGCCCGCCGGGACCGCGTGAGCGTCGTCGCCCTGCCGCGGGACTCCTACGCCGACATTCCGGCGTACCGCGACGAGGCCACCGGCGCGAAGCGCCCCTCGCACCCCTCGAAGATCAACGGCGCGTACGCCGAGGGTGGCCCCCGGCTCACCGTGGCCACCGTCGAGTCCATGACCGGGCTGAACATCCACCACTTTCTCCAGCTGGACTTCCGGCGGTTCATCGACGCGGTGAACGACGTCGGCGGCGTCGAGGTGTGCACTCCGCGGCGCCTGAAGGACCGGGCCACCAAGCTGGATCTGAAGCCGGGTGCCCACCGGCTCGCCGGCGGGCCCGCGCTGCAGTACGTCCGCTCCCGGCACGTGGACCGCGCGGCCGACCTCGGCCGGATCCAGCGGCAGCAGCGCTTCCTGGTCCAGGCGCTGCGCGGGCTCCGGGCGAAGGGCCTGCTGACCGACCCGGCGGCGACGGCCCGGCTGGTGCGCGTGTTGCTCGGTTCCGGGCAGGTCGACCAGGGCTTCGGCGCCCGGGACCTGGTGGAGCTGGCGGCCGCGCTGAACAAGGTGCCGGCGAGGAACACCGAGTTCGCGGCGGTGCCGGTCGCCGGGTTCAACGAGACCCGGCCGGACGTCGGCTCGACGCTGGCCTGGGACCGGGCGAAGGCGGACGCGATGTTCGGGAAGCTGCGCGAGGACCGTCCGCTGCTGAGGGCGGGGGCGCATCCGAAGCCGTACGACCCGCCGCGGCTGATGCGTTCCGTCACGGTGCGAGGGAGTGCTTACGCCTGCAGATGAGGGGCGCTCGCGGGGGGTCGTGCGCGCGCTGGGCCAATCGGGGCAAAGCCCGCAACCCCGGTGGGGGTTCGGGCGTTCTCGATCATGCAGCTCCTCCCCGGAGTCCGCTTTTCGAAGGGAATGAACATGAAGAAGCTGTGGGCAACCGCGGCTGTCGCCGCGTCCGTCGCCGGTCTCGCCGGAGCGGCCGCCCCCCAGGCGCTTGCCATCGGTGACGACAAGGGCACCACGTCCGCCAGCGGCAACGGCGCCTCGCAGGAGTTCGGCAACTCGGCCACGTTCGGTGACATGAGCCCGCAGCTCTCGCTGGTCCAGGGCTCGCTGAACAAGCCCTGTGTCGGCCTGCCGGCGAAGGTCAACGCCCAGTCGATCCTCGCGCTCGTCAACGTCGGCGTCCAGGACATCCCCGTCCTGTCGGCCCCGCAGAACCAGCAGTGCGTCGAGAACTCGACCCAGGCCAAGGGCGACGAGCCGCTGTCGCACATCCTGGACGACATCTCGGCCCTGTCCGGCAACGGCGCCGGCAACGGCTGAGCCTCGGCTCCCCCGCGACGGCGGGTCACCGGTTCTCCGGTGGCCCGCCGTTTCGCATGTCCTGGGGCCAACGGTCGGCTCACTTGCGGTAGATCGCCTCGATCTCCTCCGCGTAGGCCGCCGTCACCACGTGCCGTTTGATCTTCAAGGACGGGGTGAGCAGGCCGTTGTCCTCGGTGAACTCCCCCTCGACCAGCCGGAAGGCGCGGATCGACTCGGCGCGGGAGACGACGAGGTTGGCGTGGTCGACGGCCTTCTGGATGTCGGCCCGCAGCCGCTCGTCCTGCACCAGTTCGGCGTGCGGGGTGTCGGCGGGCAACCCTCGCACCGACAGCCAGTGGGTCATCGCCTCGGGGTCGAGGGTGATCAGGGCGGCGACGAAGGGGCGGTTGTCGCCGACGACGAGGCACTGGCCGACGGGGGCCCGGCTGCGCAGCCGGTCCTCCAGGACGGCCGGGGAGACGTTCTTGCCGCCGGAGGTGACGATGAGGTCCTTCTTGCGGCCGGTGATGGTGAGATAGCCGTCCTCGTCGAGGGCGCCGAGGTCGCCGGTGGCGAACCACTCGTCCTTCAGGACCGCGTCCGTGGCCTCCGGGTTGTTCCAGTAGGCGCCGAAGACGACCCCGCCCCTGATGAGGACCTCGCCGTCGTCGGCGATGCGGATCGCGGTGCCGGGGATCGGCTGGCCGACCGTGCCGGGGCGGGGGCTCAGCGGCGGGACGATGGTGGCGGCGGCGCTGGTCTCGGTGAGGCCGTAGCCCTCGTAGATGATGATCCCGGCCGCGGCGAAGAACAGGTTGAGCTCACGGTCGAGGGGGGAGCCGCCGCTGAGGGCGTAGCGCATGCGGCCGCCGAGCTCCTTGCGGATACGGCGGTAGACCAGCAGGTCGTACAGGCCCCAGGCGGCGTAGAGGCCGGGTCCTGGCCCCTTGCCGCGGCCCAGGAACTTGTTCAGGTACGCCTCGCCGAAGCGGACGCCGATGCGGTGGGCGCGGTCGAAGGAAGCGGCGCGGCCCATCTTCTCGGCGGTGGCGCGGCCGGTGGCGTGGATCTTCTCGAAGAGGTACGGCACGCCGACGAGGAAGGTCGGGCGGAACTCCTTGAGTGCCGGGCGCAGTTCGTCGGGCTTGATGCTCGGGCAGTGCCCGATCTCGATACGGCCCATCAGGCAGGCGATCTGGAGGGTGCGGCCCATGATGTGGGCGAGCGGGAGGAAGAGGAGGGTGGAGGCGGTCTGGTCGGTGACCTCCTTGAAGATGGGGTGGAGGAGTTCGACCGTGTTGGCGGCCTCGGCGTGCAGGTTGGCGTGGGTGAGGACGCAGCCCTTGGGGCGGCCGGTGGTGCCGGAGGTGTAGCAGACGGTCGCGATGGTGTCGGGGGTCAGGGCGGCTCGGCGCTTGGTGACCTCCTCGTCGGGGAGGCCGTGGCCGAGGGCGGTGAGTTCGTCGAGGGCTGCCGCGTCCAACTGCCAGACGCGGGGCGGGGCTTCGTGGTCGGCGGTGCCGGTGGCCACGGTCGCCGCGTTCTCGGCGTTCTCGGTGACGACATGGCGGGCGCCGGAGTCGCGGACGATCCACTCCACCTGCTGGGCGGAGGAGGTGGCGTAGACGGGGACGGTCTGGCCGCCGGCCGCCCAGATGGCGAAGTCGAGGACCGTCCACTCGTAGCGGGTGCGGGACATCACGGCGACCCGGCCGCCCGGTTCGACGCCTGCCGCAATCAACCCCTTGGCCACGGCGGTGACTTCACGGGCGAAGGCGGCCGCCGTGACCGGCCGCCAGGTGTCGTTCTCCTTGCGGTGCAGGACCACGGCGTCGGGTGTCTCGGCCGCATTGGTGAACGGGAGGTCGGCGATGCTGCCCGTGGTCGGGGGCGGGGCGAGGGGCGGTGTGCGGGCCTCCCGTACGACACCGCCCTCGTCCTTGACGACCTCGACCCTGGTGCGGCCCGCCAGGTGTTTCGCCCTCTTCAGATCCCTGCGTACGCCCATGGTGGCTCCCCGGTCGGCTCCGACTGGGCCGCTAACTTACTCTCAAGTAAGAAAAGGTCAATGGGTGCGGTGTCAGTCCGCGAGGTGCCGGGCCTGCCGGATGGTGTCGGCGAGTCCGCGTACCGTGCCGTCCTCGGTCCGGTCCGCCAACTCGTCTGCCCAGTCGGCGAGTTCCCGCATGGACGGCCGTCCCGGAAGGCGGTCGTCGGTGGAGGTGTCGCGCAGGGCGTCGGCAAAGTAGGCGGCGACCGCGTCGACCTGGAAGCGGGGGTTCGCCTCGCGCAGCGAGTCGTCGATGGTCTCCAGTGCGGCCGACCTCTCGTGCGGGGCGCGGGTGTCGGGGTCCTGCCAGCGGACGGTCGCGGTGGCGAGGTGGCCGTCGGCGCCGGGCTCGGTGCGCACCGCGTAGAGGGCGGTGACGGTGTGGCCGGGGCCGACCTCGCCGCCGTCCACGCGGTCGTCGCGGAAGTCGTCGTCGGCGACGCGACGGTTGTCGTAGCCGATGAGGCGGAACTGGCGGACGGTCCGCGGGTCGAAGGCGACCTGGGCCTTGGCGTCGCGGGCGGTGAGGTCGATGTTCTGCGGGAGTTGTTCGCAGAAGACCTTCTCGGCGTCGTCGGCGCCGGAGACGTAGACGGTGTGGCCGTCGCCCTTGTCGGCGAGGCGTTCCATCAGGGCGTCGCCGTAGTCGCTGCCGACCCCGACGCCGAAGAGGGTGATGCCGTGCTCGCGGCGGGCGGTGTCGATGCGGTCGAGGATGGAGTCGGGGTCGGTGTCGCCGTCGTTGGCGAGGGCGTCGGAGATGAGGACGACCCGGTTGGTGGCGCCCTCGCGCAGGCCGTCCACGGCGGTGCGGTAGCCGGTCTCGACGCCGGCGCCGAGGTTGGTGGAGTACGTCGGCTCCAGGCTGTCGACGGCCTCCTGGATCCGCTCGCGGTGGCCGCCGAGGCGGGTCATCGGCAGGACCGTCTCGGCCTCGTCGCTGAAGGTGACGAGGGCGACGGAGTCGTCGTCGCGCAGGCGGTCCGTCATGGTGGTGAGGGACTGCTGGGCGAGGTCGAGCCGGCCGGGTTCGGACATGGAGCCGGAGATGTCGATGACGAAGGTCAGGGCGGCCGGCGGGCGCCGGTCCGAGTCCTCCTCGGCGCTCCTGGTGGCGAGGCCCACGCGGATCAGGGACCAGTCGTCGCGGTCGGTGCGGGCGCCGTCGACGGTGACCGTGAAGCCGTTGCCGTCGGGGCGGTCGTAGTCCTGGCGGAAGCTGTTGACGAACTCCTCGGGGCGGATCGTCGACGGGTCGGGGCGGCGGCCCTCGGCGAGGGTGCGGCGGGCGTAGCCGTACGAGGCGGTGTCGACGTCGAGGGCGAAGGTGGAGAGGAGGTCGGGTGTCTCCCGGTCCGGGGAGTCGTGGTCGCGGGACTCGTCCGAGTCCTGTTCGCCCCGGGGCTGGTCCGGGGCCGGGAAGGCCGAGCCGTACGAACCGCCCCTGGAGCCGTCCGCGCTGCTCTTGCCTCCGCTGTCCTCGCCCCCGCCGCAGCCGGTGAGCAGCAGGCCGCCCGCCACTGCGAGGGCGAGCACCACCTGTCGTGTCCGCTGTCGCTCCATCGTCCCTACCCCCTGGGCCCGTTGACGTCGGCTTCTGCGACTGTGACGGGCCGGGGGGCCGGAACGTGCGCCACGGAGCGTTGCGGATGGGTATCGAAGGGGGCACGGAGACGGCCCGTCGAGACCGGTGGGTGATCTTCCGTTGACCTAGGAGACCACGTCCTTGCGGGCGAAACCCCGGAAGGCCAGGGCGAACAGCACCAGGGCGAGCGTTATCGACAGGGAGGTGCCCTGGATCATGTCGGACCACCGCAACGTCGGCTGCACGGCGTCCAGCCAGGCGTACTGCCAGTGCGAGGGGAGGAAGTCGCGCCAGTCGCCGAGGGCCGTCACCTGGTCCAGCACATTGCCGACGATGGTCAGCCCGACCGCGCCGCCGACCGCGCCGAGGGGGGCGTCGGTGCGGGTGGAGAGCCAGAACGCCAGGGCTGCGGTGACGAGTTGGGAGATGAAGATGTACGCCACCGTGATCAGCAGGCGTTGCGCCGCTGTCCCCGGTTCCAGTGCGCCGCCGGTGGGAAGCTGGAGCGGGCCCCAGCCGTAGGCGGCGGTGCCGACCGCGAGGGCGGTCAGCGGGAGCAGGAGCATCGCGGCCAGGCTGAGGGCGAGGCCCACAACGAGCTTCGACCACAGCAGACGGGCCCTCGGCACGGGTGCCGCGAGGAGATAGCGCAGGGAGGACCAGCTGGCCTCCGAGGCGACCGTGTCCCCGCAGAACAGTGCGACGGGGACGACCAGGAGGAAGCCCGCGGAGGCGAACAGGTTCACCGCGGCGAAGTTCGCCCCGGACACCGTCGCCGTGTCCATCAGGTTGACCCGGGTGTTGTCCGAGCCGGGGCCGCCGCCCAGCTGGAAGGCGATCAGCAGGACGAAGGGCAGGGCGATCAGGATGCCGAACATGACGAGGGTGCGGCGGCGCTTCAACTGCCGTACCAGCTCGACCCGGATCGGCAGCGTGCGGCCCGCGCGGTAGCCGTCGGCCACCTCGACGGGCGCCGCGCGGTCGGTCACCGTGCTCATGCGGAGTCTCCGATCAGGGTGAGGAAGGCGTCCTCGAGGCGGCGGTGGGGGCCCACCGACTCCACGGGGACCTCCAGCCGGACGAGTTCGGCGACCAGGTGTGCCGCGCTGCCGTCCGCGTCGAGCCGTACGAGAAGGCCGTCGTCGGTGGTGATCGCCGAGGCCACGCCCGGGAGGGCCGCCACCTTCTCGGCCACGGGCTCCTCGACCGGTACGGCCGTGCCGACCAGGAGGGTGTCGCCGGAGCCGACGATCTCGGCGACCGGGCCCGCCTGGACCAGCTTGCCGTGGTCCATGACGACGAGGTGGGTGCAGGACTGCTCGACCTCGGAGAGGAGGTGGCTGGAGACGATGACCGTGCGGCCGGCCGCCGCGTAGCGGATCATCACCTCGCGCATCTCGCGGATCTGCGGCGGGTCGAGACCGTTGGTCGGCTCGTCCAGGATGAGCAGGTCCGGCAGGCCCAGCATGGCCTGCGCGATGGCCAGGCGCTGGCGCATGCCCTGGGAGTAGGTGCGGACCGCGCGGGCCAGGGCGTCGCCCAGGCCGGCGATCTCCAGTGCCTCCTCCATGTGGGCGTCCTCGGACGGGCGGCCGGTGGCCCGCCAGTACAGCTCCAGGTTCTCCCGGCCCGACAGGTGCGGCAGGAAGCCCGCGCCCTCGACGAAGGCGCCGACGCGGGAGAGCACGGGGGCGCCGGGGGCGATCGCGTGGCCGAAGACGCGGATCTCGCCGCCGTCCGGCTTGATCAGGCCCATCAGCATGCGCAGCGTGGTGGTCTTGCCCGCGCCGTTCGGGCCGAGCAGGCCGAGGACCTGGCCCTTCTCGACGCGGAAGGAGAGGTCGCGGACCGCGTACCGGTCGGCGGACTTGGCGTACCGCTTGCTCAGGTCGGTGATCTGCAGGGGGACTTCCGCCAGCTCGGGCTCGGGGGCGGCGGGGGCCGTCGTACGGCGGCGGCCGGTCACCACGAGGATCAGCGCGAGCACGGCGCCGGCCAGTGGAAGCCACCACACCCAGGCAGGCAGGGGGGCCTGCGTGTTCTTCTCGCTGAGCGCGGTCGGGACGGACAGGTCGCTCTTCAGGGAGACGGTGTACGTCGCCGGGGCTGTCGGGGAGGCGTAGCCGAGGTCCGTGGAGGCGAGGACCAGCCTGAGGCGGTGGCCGTCCTCGATCTCGTGGTCGATGGCGGGGAGCGTGATCGTGACGTCCTTGCCG is a genomic window containing:
- a CDS encoding rodlin produces the protein MLKKAMAVAAVAASVVGASAAAAPQALAIGDDSGTKSASGNGAHSAFGNQVTKGDMSPQATLVQSSVNKLCVGLPAKAQAQSILALVNVGVQDIPVLSAPQYQQCAENSTQAKGDEPASHILDDISVLAGNGAANG
- a CDS encoding rodlin, which codes for MIKKVLASAAVAASVAGVASPAMAIGNDGGTTSASGNHASQSFGNSATYGNMSPQMALIQGSLNKPCIGLPAKLNAQSIAALVNVGVQDIPILSAPQNQQCVENSTQAKGDEPLSHILDDISALSGNGTGNH
- a CDS encoding LCP family protein, whose amino-acid sequence is MKRTLSSVVLATSALLLGGAAVLPGGATSAPHGTNILVMGTDGRDTISAAEKRKYHAGGIACDCTDTLMVVHVSARRDRVSVVALPRDSYADIPAYRDEATGAKRPSHPSKINGAYAEGGPRLTVATVESMTGLNIHHFLQLDFRRFIDAVNDVGGVEVCTPRRLKDRATKLDLKPGAHRLAGGPALQYVRSRHVDRAADLGRIQRQQRFLVQALRGLRAKGLLTDPAATARLVRVLLGSGQVDQGFGARDLVELAAALNKVPARNTEFAAVPVAGFNETRPDVGSTLAWDRAKADAMFGKLREDRPLLRAGAHPKPYDPPRLMRSVTVRGSAYACR
- a CDS encoding rodlin yields the protein MKKLWATAAVAASVAGLAGAAAPQALAIGDDKGTTSASGNGASQEFGNSATFGDMSPQLSLVQGSLNKPCVGLPAKVNAQSILALVNVGVQDIPVLSAPQNQQCVENSTQAKGDEPLSHILDDISALSGNGAGNG
- a CDS encoding AMP-dependent synthetase/ligase; the protein is MGVRRDLKRAKHLAGRTRVEVVKDEGGVVREARTPPLAPPPTTGSIADLPFTNAAETPDAVVLHRKENDTWRPVTAAAFAREVTAVAKGLIAAGVEPGGRVAVMSRTRYEWTVLDFAIWAAGGQTVPVYATSSAQQVEWIVRDSGARHVVTENAENAATVATGTADHEAPPRVWQLDAAALDELTALGHGLPDEEVTKRRAALTPDTIATVCYTSGTTGRPKGCVLTHANLHAEAANTVELLHPIFKEVTDQTASTLLFLPLAHIMGRTLQIACLMGRIEIGHCPSIKPDELRPALKEFRPTFLVGVPYLFEKIHATGRATAEKMGRAASFDRAHRIGVRFGEAYLNKFLGRGKGPGPGLYAAWGLYDLLVYRRIRKELGGRMRYALSGGSPLDRELNLFFAAAGIIIYEGYGLTETSAAATIVPPLSPRPGTVGQPIPGTAIRIADDGEVLIRGGVVFGAYWNNPEATDAVLKDEWFATGDLGALDEDGYLTITGRKKDLIVTSGGKNVSPAVLEDRLRSRAPVGQCLVVGDNRPFVAALITLDPEAMTHWLSVRGLPADTPHAELVQDERLRADIQKAVDHANLVVSRAESIRAFRLVEGEFTEDNGLLTPSLKIKRHVVTAAYAEEIEAIYRK
- a CDS encoding VWA domain-containing protein; its protein translation is MERQRTRQVVLALAVAGGLLLTGCGGGEDSGGKSSADGSRGGSYGSAFPAPDQPRGEQDSDESRDHDSPDRETPDLLSTFALDVDTASYGYARRTLAEGRRPDPSTIRPEEFVNSFRQDYDRPDGNGFTVTVDGARTDRDDWSLIRVGLATRSAEEDSDRRPPAALTFVIDISGSMSEPGRLDLAQQSLTTMTDRLRDDDSVALVTFSDEAETVLPMTRLGGHRERIQEAVDSLEPTYSTNLGAGVETGYRTAVDGLREGATNRVVLISDALANDGDTDPDSILDRIDTARREHGITLFGVGVGSDYGDALMERLADKGDGHTVYVSGADDAEKVFCEQLPQNIDLTARDAKAQVAFDPRTVRQFRLIGYDNRRVADDDFRDDRVDGGEVGPGHTVTALYAVRTEPGADGHLATATVRWQDPDTRAPHERSAALETIDDSLREANPRFQVDAVAAYFADALRDTSTDDRLPGRPSMRELADWADELADRTEDGTVRGLADTIRQARHLAD
- a CDS encoding ABC transporter permease; this encodes MSTVTDRAAPVEVADGYRAGRTLPIRVELVRQLKRRRTLVMFGILIALPFVLLIAFQLGGGPGSDNTRVNLMDTATVSGANFAAVNLFASAGFLLVVPVALFCGDTVASEASWSSLRYLLAAPVPRARLLWSKLVVGLALSLAAMLLLPLTALAVGTAAYGWGPLQLPTGGALEPGTAAQRLLITVAYIFISQLVTAALAFWLSTRTDAPLGAVGGAVGLTIVGNVLDQVTALGDWRDFLPSHWQYAWLDAVQPTLRWSDMIQGTSLSITLALVLFALAFRGFARKDVVS